DNA from Eucalyptus grandis isolate ANBG69807.140 chromosome 5, ASM1654582v1, whole genome shotgun sequence:
TTCAAATTTCCATCTTTGTTATGGAGATTCCCGCGCTGATAAACCCCaggaggaaaaataattaatccgCGTACATCAATTTTATGGCTTGCATGCATGCTTGCAGGAGGAGCCGGCGCAGCCACACTCAGCTTCACCAGCAAGTGCCCCTACACAGTCTGGCCCGGGACGCTCACCGGCGGGGGTGGCGGGCAGCTATCCTCAACCGGGTTCGAGCTCGCCACGGGTGCAACCTTCTCAATCAATGACGTCCCGGACACGTGGACAGCTGGCCGGGTGTGGGGTCGAACGGGCTGCGCCACTGATGCCTCTGGCAAATTCGTATGCGCCACCGCCGACTGTGGGTCTGGCCAGGTGAGCTGCAATGGTGCAGGGGCGATCCCGCCGGCCACTTTGGCGGAGTTCACTCTCAAGGCACCGGGCTCTGGCGAGAACAGCATCTACGACGTCAGCCTCGTGGACGGCTTCAACCTGCCCCTCTCTATAATCCCACAGGGCAGCGGCAGTGGGTGCACCACGACCAACTGCGCAGCCAACGTCAACTCCGTGTGCCCGTCAGAGCTGGCGGTGAAGGGGTCGGACGGGAGCATTGTGGCGTGCAAGAGCGCGTGCCTGGCGTTAAACCAGCCGCAGTACTGCTGCACGGGGGCGTACAACACGCCGGCGACATGCCCGCCGACGAACTACTCGAAGATTTTGAAGGACCAGTGCCCTCAAGCTTACAGCTACGCTTACGACGACACGAGCAGCACTTTTAATTGCACGGGTGGGGCTAGTTACCTCATCACATTCTGTCCGTGAtatattctctcttcttctgaaCTTGGATGGACCATTTTCCTCTCCGAGGTGAAAATAAGAGGTCCATGGGTTGTCTCGGTTGGCCTAAAGCTATTTGTACCCTCATCACTGGATTGAGGGATCATGCGAGTAGTTTCATTTTCCACTAGGAAAATTAAATGTAATCTGCCGAGAGAATAATGGATTATACAAAATAAACAATGTAtttgatagaatatttaaatatgaaatcacATTTTCATTTAAGAGCATAcacttttagaataattggcaGTGATTCCATTAAATCTCACATTGAATCAGAGCTTGAActcttaaattcaaattttctttttttacgtCTCATTTGCCTTCCCATTTAAATATGTCATCCGCTTAATactatggcaaaaaaaaaaaaataccaaactaAGCATGAGGAGGatgatagaatatttaaatattaaaaaatgcatttatttaataatttaatgttTTAGAACAGTTGATAGTGATTTCGCCATTATAATGTTATAGTAATTATTGTAAGACGACGAAGCATATTCTTTGACTTAACTTTAATGGTTAATCGTTGACTCGAATTGATTAGTAAGTTATTGATACGAGGACAGACCATATAATGAAAGTGAATCCAATTGTGTCTTTGGAATCAACATCATTCTTTGACTTCACTTTCATGCCCTTGTCAATTCGAATTGATTCGGGTGGGTCCATAGAGAAAGAGATTCGAAAAATCATActaaaatttaatcaaatttcgggatttctttctcccttttcccTTTGCTCCTAAGAGAATCTTCTTCCCTAAGAGACAACTTTAGTTCTCATACCTAATATTTACTTAAGTACCATGATAGCTGTcaacttataattttttctgtGTTTATCGAGAATACCATATAAATTTGAAGAACCCGGCAAAAAGATTTAGTTGCCCGTAATTGATTCAGCTGGAACCAAAAAAAGGGCATACCATATATAATTCAACTCAAGCACTCTATATATATTCCATCACCTCGAATATAAGAGACAGCGACAAGCAAGACAAATCTCAAGCTTTTGATC
Protein-coding regions in this window:
- the LOC120294120 gene encoding thaumatin-like protein 1; amino-acid sequence: MDARASFYLLLPFLVLLARGAGAATLSFTSKCPYTVWPGTLTGGGGGQLSSTGFELATGATFSINDVPDTWTAGRVWGRTGCATDASGKFVCATADCGSGQVSCNGAGAIPPATLAEFTLKAPGSGENSIYDVSLVDGFNLPLSIIPQGSGSGCTTTNCAANVNSVCPSELAVKGSDGSIVACKSACLALNQPQYCCTGAYNTPATCPPTNYSKILKDQCPQAYSYAYDDTSSTFNCTGGASYLITFCP